The following are encoded together in the Desertifilum tharense IPPAS B-1220 genome:
- the csx17 gene encoding type I-U CRISPR-associated protein Csx17, producing MAILALRGCTPEPLSHYLKALGVLRLVVEQRDSQALGYWKDECFWLETQVSETELVQFFLEIYKPTPLIAPWNGSTGFYAKDKAQHKLLEAFIDSPLERFKDYGKTIAIAIAEVNALQLKAQPQNEEKRYLLERLRNSLPDAAVQWLDTCALITAETLNFPPLAGTGGNDGNFEFSRTYMQQIQELFDLETGKAGESAERMLRAALLGDAVPGLQFSGKIGQFNPIAAGGANAAPGYDGPSRVNPWDFILMLEGMMLFAASSTRRYEQSEGGTLAYPFTVRPSRGGYGSASEQDTARAELWVPLWSRPAGLGELKLLFNEGRAKVCLFPSWIFAKPNLQLLFNEGRAKVGTRSAKNGIDFARALSTQGVNRGIDQFIRYSFQERNGLSYFAIPLGRFQPKFRPQVGYLAEIDFWLARFEQAAQDSNAPATVARSHRQLTDVLMDWNRDKATLLDVLIALGNVEAVLSRSLKFTQSKYLPPIPQLESRWLWDCRQIDNSLEFRLALSLAGANLRPRLVPVRGEGNKLIWTDNEDGVTIWQASSLTRNLVNWLRREEIEAQKRENSKKKEENPTEPPKHPPLARLADVAAWIENDDPMMDARIEAIARGLSLVEIPTKRPRKPQEIPFPPQKTSKYQPKQPYVPLAYALVAIAHHQFLRATDVLKVFAKPILAEDKSIPRVPGMLARLASGDCWGATALAARRLQASGLQPAITEGIFEKSDRAIRIAAALAFPISEFDTARLLKQVRQLTKDEYGFPTPEELQQIAD from the coding sequence ATGGCAATTCTTGCTTTACGCGGTTGTACGCCAGAACCGCTTTCTCACTATCTCAAAGCTTTGGGCGTTCTGCGGTTGGTGGTTGAACAAAGAGACTCCCAAGCCTTGGGTTATTGGAAAGACGAGTGCTTTTGGTTAGAGACTCAGGTATCGGAAACTGAGTTGGTGCAGTTTTTCCTAGAAATCTACAAACCCACGCCCTTAATTGCGCCTTGGAATGGTAGCACGGGGTTTTATGCCAAAGACAAAGCCCAACATAAGCTGTTAGAGGCGTTTATCGATTCTCCCTTAGAGCGGTTTAAAGACTATGGAAAGACGATCGCGATCGCGATCGCGGAAGTCAACGCCCTGCAACTCAAAGCCCAACCGCAAAATGAAGAAAAGCGCTATCTTTTAGAGCGGTTGCGAAACAGCTTACCGGATGCGGCGGTGCAATGGTTGGATACCTGCGCCCTAATTACGGCGGAAACCTTGAACTTTCCACCCCTGGCGGGTACGGGGGGAAACGATGGCAACTTTGAGTTTAGCCGCACCTATATGCAGCAGATTCAGGAACTCTTTGACCTGGAAACGGGGAAAGCTGGGGAGAGTGCTGAACGAATGCTCAGAGCCGCCTTGCTGGGTGATGCAGTCCCCGGACTTCAGTTTTCTGGCAAAATTGGACAATTTAACCCGATTGCGGCTGGAGGGGCAAATGCAGCGCCGGGATATGATGGGCCGTCGCGGGTTAATCCTTGGGATTTTATCTTAATGCTGGAAGGGATGATGCTGTTTGCAGCTAGTTCCACGCGCCGATACGAACAGTCGGAGGGGGGAACCTTAGCCTATCCGTTTACGGTACGCCCTTCGCGGGGGGGATATGGTAGCGCGTCAGAACAAGATACCGCCCGCGCTGAGTTGTGGGTGCCTTTGTGGTCGCGTCCTGCGGGTTTGGGGGAGTTAAAATTGCTGTTTAACGAGGGTCGCGCTAAAGTGTGTCTTTTCCCCTCTTGGATCTTTGCAAAGCCCAACTTACAATTGCTGTTTAACGAGGGTCGCGCTAAAGTAGGTACTCGCAGCGCTAAAAATGGCATCGACTTCGCCCGCGCCCTCTCGACGCAAGGGGTGAACCGGGGAATTGACCAATTTATTCGCTATTCGTTTCAAGAACGCAATGGCTTATCTTATTTTGCGATTCCTTTGGGACGGTTTCAGCCGAAGTTTAGGCCCCAGGTGGGTTATCTGGCGGAGATCGACTTCTGGTTGGCAAGGTTTGAACAAGCGGCGCAAGATAGCAACGCCCCGGCGACGGTAGCGCGATCGCACCGTCAATTAACCGATGTTCTCATGGATTGGAATCGGGATAAAGCTACGTTACTTGATGTGTTGATTGCTTTGGGAAATGTGGAAGCTGTTTTATCGCGATCGCTCAAATTTACCCAATCTAAATATCTTCCCCCTATTCCCCAACTAGAATCCAGGTGGCTGTGGGATTGTCGCCAAATTGATAATTCTCTTGAATTTCGGTTAGCGCTATCTCTGGCGGGGGCAAATCTCCGCCCGCGTTTGGTTCCGGTGCGCGGGGAGGGAAACAAGTTAATTTGGACGGATAACGAGGATGGGGTGACAATTTGGCAAGCCAGTTCCCTCACTCGCAATTTGGTGAATTGGCTGAGGCGGGAAGAGATTGAAGCCCAAAAACGGGAGAATTCTAAGAAAAAGGAAGAAAACCCGACAGAACCCCCAAAACACCCTCCCCTGGCGCGGTTGGCAGATGTTGCCGCTTGGATTGAAAATGACGATCCGATGATGGATGCGCGTATAGAGGCGATCGCGCGGGGCTTATCTTTAGTTGAGATTCCGACAAAAAGACCCAGAAAACCTCAAGAGATTCCCTTTCCGCCCCAGAAAACCTCAAAATATCAACCCAAACAGCCCTATGTTCCCCTCGCCTATGCGCTGGTGGCGATCGCGCATCATCAGTTTTTGAGGGCGACGGATGTTTTGAAGGTCTTTGCAAAACCGATCTTAGCTGAAGACAAAAGTATTCCTCGCGTTCCGGGAATGCTGGCGCGGCTGGCGTCGGGAGATTGCTGGGGTGCAACGGCTTTAGCCGCCCGGAGGCTTCAGGCGAGTGGTTTGCAGCCTGCGATAACAGAGGGGATTTTTGAGAAAAGCGATCGCGCTATCCGAATTGCGGCGGCTTTGGCGTTTCCTATTTCTGAGTTTGATACGGCTAGATTGCTAAAACAAGTTCGACAATTAACGAAGGATGAATATGGATTTCCAACCCCTGAAGAACTCCAACAGATTGCTGATTGA
- a CDS encoding CRISPR-associated helicase/endonuclease Cas3, whose translation MSEFSDWFESVTGKPPFPYQERFALSADLPLFLSVMTGAGKTATAILGWFWRRRNFPEQTPRRLVYCLPMRSLVEQTYQNAQAWLKDEDVDIHLLMGGAVSNNWEEYPDRNCIIIGTQDQLLSRALNRGYSMSRYKWPVHFALLNNDCLWVMDEVQLMGAGLQTTAQLQGFREKFNTCGQARSLWMSATLNPEFLATVDYQPDFNQRLELADADLQHPTLKQRWEAKKPLFQAQVAYSRKDSNYGKTLAAQILQVHQPGSLTLVICNQVNRAQTVYAALKKQAPDEPVLLIHSRFRPSERQALNERLSAEHLTGIVVATQTVEAGVDLSARVLFTELAPWSSMVQRFGRCNRMGKDSQTAQVYWIDLQDIEKKDVSAPYDPQALQAAKEILRSLTDVGPCTLSSLENTPVQPPEGLIPRQRDLLQLFDTTTDLAGHDLDVSSFIRDTPETDIAIAWRTWDDDEPPSEWGSLQQDELCRVSLVRAKELLDKVKNQHSAWVWDRVKATWQRVSYLYPGMSLLLHTQAGGYETELGFTGNPKQVPTSVYSVRAFELLDNDSRDDLSYIGEFVTLRQHSQDVAEEIEKLCQDLGEIATEADFPRDLIIKAARWHDAGKAHPEFQRKLTYNRPERVGSEFWAKSDHNYQKPEDRSQMSSDRRGFRHELVSALLAIALSEEFLLAYLVACHHGKVRMTIQPRPYETPPPDKSIELYALGVHEGDWVPDPVAEIDLGNGLKIPQQVLSLQCMRLGKQAEGELSWGASAIALLEKYGPFRLAYLETLIRVADWRGSQRHQS comes from the coding sequence ATGAGCGAGTTTTCAGACTGGTTTGAGTCAGTCACAGGTAAGCCGCCATTTCCCTATCAAGAACGCTTCGCCTTATCTGCGGATCTGCCACTTTTCTTAAGCGTAATGACGGGGGCGGGGAAAACAGCAACCGCGATATTAGGTTGGTTTTGGCGCAGGCGCAACTTTCCAGAGCAGACACCTCGACGTTTAGTGTATTGTTTACCGATGCGATCGCTTGTAGAGCAAACCTACCAGAACGCCCAAGCATGGTTAAAAGATGAGGATGTTGATATTCACCTGCTGATGGGAGGGGCTGTTAGCAACAACTGGGAAGAATATCCCGATCGAAACTGCATCATTATTGGTACCCAGGATCAACTCCTCAGCCGCGCCCTGAATCGGGGTTATAGCATGAGCCGCTATAAATGGCCCGTTCATTTCGCCCTACTGAATAACGATTGTTTGTGGGTGATGGACGAAGTGCAATTAATGGGGGCGGGTTTGCAAACAACGGCACAATTACAAGGCTTTCGGGAAAAGTTTAACACCTGCGGTCAAGCGCGATCGCTCTGGATGAGTGCAACCCTGAACCCGGAATTTCTGGCCACAGTAGACTATCAGCCAGACTTCAACCAGCGTTTAGAATTAGCAGATGCAGATTTGCAGCATCCCACCCTTAAACAGCGATGGGAAGCCAAAAAGCCACTATTTCAAGCTCAAGTTGCCTACTCGCGTAAAGATAGCAACTATGGAAAAACGCTAGCTGCTCAAATCTTGCAAGTTCATCAGCCGGGAAGCTTAACCTTGGTTATTTGCAACCAAGTCAACCGCGCTCAAACGGTTTATGCAGCCTTGAAAAAACAAGCACCGGATGAGCCTGTTTTGTTAATTCATTCTCGCTTTCGTCCTTCAGAACGCCAAGCCTTAAATGAGCGTTTGAGTGCAGAGCATCTTACGGGAATTGTGGTGGCGACTCAGACTGTAGAAGCGGGTGTCGATCTGTCGGCGCGGGTTTTATTCACAGAATTAGCACCTTGGTCGTCTATGGTACAGCGTTTTGGGCGTTGTAATCGGATGGGCAAAGATTCGCAAACCGCTCAAGTTTATTGGATCGATCTTCAGGACATTGAGAAAAAGGACGTTTCTGCACCCTACGATCCGCAAGCTTTACAAGCAGCTAAAGAGATTTTGCGATCGCTAACCGATGTGGGGCCTTGTACGCTATCTTCTCTAGAAAATACGCCTGTTCAACCGCCTGAAGGGTTGATTCCCCGTCAGCGAGATTTACTGCAATTATTTGATACCACAACAGACTTAGCAGGACACGATCTGGATGTGTCTTCTTTTATTCGGGATACGCCAGAAACCGATATTGCGATCGCCTGGAGGACCTGGGATGACGATGAACCCCCGTCTGAGTGGGGAAGTTTGCAACAAGATGAACTGTGTCGCGTGAGTTTGGTTCGGGCTAAAGAACTGCTGGATAAGGTCAAAAATCAGCATTCGGCTTGGGTTTGGGATCGGGTGAAGGCGACATGGCAACGGGTGAGTTACCTTTACCCCGGAATGTCCTTGTTATTGCATACCCAAGCGGGGGGATATGAGACAGAGTTGGGTTTTACAGGGAATCCTAAACAGGTTCCCACCTCAGTTTACAGCGTTCGAGCTTTTGAGCTATTGGATAACGACAGTCGAGACGATCTGAGCTATATCGGTGAGTTTGTGACGCTACGCCAGCATTCTCAGGATGTGGCGGAAGAAATCGAAAAGTTATGTCAGGATCTCGGCGAGATTGCAACAGAAGCTGACTTTCCTAGAGATTTAATCATCAAAGCGGCGCGATGGCATGATGCAGGGAAAGCGCATCCCGAATTTCAAAGGAAACTCACCTACAATCGCCCTGAGCGGGTTGGTTCAGAGTTTTGGGCAAAATCTGACCATAATTATCAAAAACCAGAAGATCGCTCTCAGATGTCCTCAGATCGTCGGGGGTTCCGCCATGAGTTGGTGAGCGCGTTGTTGGCGATCGCCCTATCTGAAGAGTTTCTCTTAGCCTACCTGGTTGCCTGCCATCACGGAAAGGTGCGGATGACTATTCAACCGCGCCCTTATGAAACACCTCCTCCAGATAAATCGATTGAACTCTACGCGCTAGGGGTGCATGAGGGTGACTGGGTTCCCGATCCTGTGGCTGAAATTGATTTAGGAAATGGGTTGAAAATTCCTCAACAGGTGCTTTCTTTGCAATGTATGCGCTTGGGTAAACAAGCTGAAGGCGAACTCTCTTGGGGGGCGAGTGCGATCGCGCTTTTGGAAAAATATGGCCCGTTTAGACTGGCATATCTAGAAACTCTGATTCGCGTTGCAGACTGGCGCGGATCGCAGCGTCATCAATCTTAA
- a CDS encoding PEP-CTERM sorting domain-containing protein has product MKLNKLAFSLALATLGFVSVPAAAQAFTLSSSPSFTDTEFINLLNTGEFTELFVAESRIGNNANNGDRELGINNAAFAPVAQGHRTWQSGTPVDFILEYTGNLVNYIVGGQTLSSTAFSGPVTDIFLRTRAATRKDAQGNITAQSSMELTNLLLNGKSLGSLLSSTYDSLLNSDIDYLRVSGLTGPFTLTGTSIMTWTGTRPTGSNLAYQIKVGTSPETESVPEPGMVLALSLGAGAIATRKRKQSQTAS; this is encoded by the coding sequence ATGAAACTCAACAAACTTGCATTTTCCCTAGCGCTGGCAACTTTAGGATTTGTATCAGTTCCTGCGGCGGCTCAAGCCTTTACCCTCAGCAGTTCGCCGAGTTTCACTGATACTGAATTCATTAATCTACTCAACACCGGCGAGTTTACAGAACTGTTTGTTGCTGAAAGCCGGATCGGGAATAATGCAAACAATGGCGATCGCGAACTCGGCATTAACAACGCCGCCTTTGCACCCGTCGCTCAAGGACATCGCACTTGGCAAAGCGGTACGCCTGTAGATTTTATTCTAGAATACACAGGCAACCTCGTTAACTACATTGTCGGCGGTCAAACCCTCAGCAGCACAGCATTTAGCGGCCCTGTCACCGATATTTTCCTCCGCACCCGCGCAGCCACCCGCAAAGATGCTCAAGGGAACATCACCGCTCAATCTTCAATGGAGTTAACCAACCTGCTGTTAAACGGCAAGAGTTTAGGTTCTCTCCTCTCTTCCACCTATGACAGCCTCCTCAATAGCGATATTGATTATCTGCGAGTCAGCGGGTTAACCGGACCGTTTACCCTGACAGGTACTTCAATTATGACTTGGACGGGAACCAGACCCACGGGTTCTAACTTGGCTTATCAAATCAAGGTGGGAACTTCTCCGGAAACTGAATCAGTTCCCGAACCCGGAATGGTTCTGGCTTTAAGCTTAGGTGCAGGTGCGATCGCGACTCGCAAGCGCAAACAGTCCCAAACTGCCAGCTAG
- a CDS encoding choice-of-anchor W domain-containing protein has protein sequence MIKNLRFVYPVLLATLGVTFAPATANAISFIPRPDLTDSQFQQLIDSGKFTETFVAQGRIGNNALNGTQEFDLLDADNNLLPVAQGQRIWETGEAVDFTLEYTGSLVNYWLGGELLSSDIFSGPFTDLFLRTRATGDTVVVMLSDLFLNGIEIPGLISASSGGANEINYLQITDVPDIFTLVGKATLAWANEPPQNSQLAYQIKVGRVTPDDPETVPEPSLVLSLAGGAALMSFQKRKRKSGNPSKVLS, from the coding sequence ATGATAAAAAACCTAAGATTTGTCTACCCCGTTTTGCTGGCAACTTTGGGAGTAACCTTTGCGCCCGCTACTGCTAACGCCATTAGTTTTATTCCCCGTCCAGACCTAACCGACAGCCAGTTTCAGCAACTGATTGACAGCGGCAAATTTACGGAAACCTTCGTGGCTCAAGGACGAATCGGCAACAATGCCCTGAATGGAACTCAAGAATTTGATTTACTTGACGCTGATAATAACCTACTACCCGTTGCTCAAGGTCAGCGCATCTGGGAAACGGGCGAAGCGGTTGACTTTACCCTAGAGTATACTGGCAGTCTCGTTAACTACTGGCTGGGTGGAGAATTACTCAGCAGCGACATCTTTAGCGGACCGTTTACAGATCTCTTTCTGCGAACTCGTGCAACTGGGGATACTGTTGTCGTAATGTTGAGCGACTTATTCTTAAACGGGATTGAAATTCCAGGGCTAATTTCAGCAAGTTCAGGCGGTGCTAACGAGATCAACTATCTGCAAATTACGGATGTCCCCGATATCTTTACTTTAGTGGGTAAAGCTACCTTAGCCTGGGCAAACGAGCCACCGCAGAACTCCCAACTCGCCTATCAAATCAAAGTCGGACGCGTCACCCCTGACGATCCCGAAACGGTACCCGAACCGAGCTTGGTACTCAGTTTAGCAGGGGGTGCAGCCCTGATGAGCTTCCAGAAACGCAAACGGAAATCTGGCAACCCTAGCAAAGTGCTGAGTTAA
- the remA gene encoding extracellular matrix/biofilm regulator RemA, with protein MDIKLINIGFGNIVSASRVIAIVSPESAPIKRIISDARERGQLIDATYGRRTRAVIVIDSGHIILSAIQPETVAHRFLAHKEISNEV; from the coding sequence ATGGATATCAAACTTATCAATATTGGTTTTGGCAATATCGTCTCTGCCAGCCGAGTCATTGCCATCGTTTCTCCAGAGTCGGCTCCCATTAAGCGAATTATTAGCGATGCGCGAGAGCGCGGACAGCTAATTGATGCTACCTATGGTCGTCGAACGCGAGCAGTGATTGTCATCGACTCCGGTCATATTATTCTCTCCGCCATTCAACCTGAGACGGTTGCTCATCGATTTCTAGCCCACAAGGAAATCAGTAATGAGGTTTAA
- the gmk gene encoding guanylate kinase: protein MKKGKLIVVTGPSGVGKGTLVRSLLERHRDLYLSVSATTRAPRRGEIDGKHYYFVSRPQFQEMIAANELLEWAEFAGNLYGTPRRPVEAQIDQGRWVLLEIELVGARQIRANFPEALRLFILPPSMSELERRLRNRSSDSATAIALRLDRATEEIAAASEFDFQVINDDLETALKNIEAVLFARCP, encoded by the coding sequence ATGAAAAAAGGGAAGCTCATTGTTGTAACTGGGCCGAGTGGCGTTGGCAAAGGAACGCTAGTGCGATCGCTCCTAGAGCGCCATCGCGACTTATATCTTTCAGTCTCAGCAACCACGCGTGCCCCTCGCAGGGGCGAAATTGATGGCAAACATTATTATTTTGTCTCCCGCCCTCAATTTCAAGAAATGATTGCAGCTAACGAATTATTAGAATGGGCTGAATTTGCAGGCAATCTTTACGGGACTCCGCGCCGTCCTGTAGAAGCGCAAATTGACCAAGGTCGTTGGGTGCTGCTAGAAATTGAACTCGTCGGGGCCCGTCAGATCCGCGCCAACTTCCCGGAGGCTTTGCGGCTGTTTATCCTACCGCCTTCGATGTCGGAGCTAGAAAGACGACTCCGCAACCGTTCGAGCGACTCAGCAACGGCGATCGCGCTTCGTCTAGATCGAGCCACCGAAGAAATTGCCGCCGCCAGCGAATTTGACTTCCAAGTCATTAACGACGATCTAGAAACCGCACTTAAAAATATCGAAGCCGTGCTATTTGCCCGTTGCCCGTAA
- the psaJ gene encoding photosystem I reaction center subunit IX produces MQYFLKYLSTAPVIAAIWFTITAGILIEFNRFFPDLLFHPMP; encoded by the coding sequence ATGCAGTATTTTCTGAAATATTTGTCTACCGCTCCGGTGATTGCTGCCATCTGGTTCACGATCACGGCGGGTATTTTGATTGAGTTCAATCGTTTTTTCCCGGATCTGCTATTCCATCCCATGCCGTAG
- a CDS encoding Photosystem I reaction center subunit III: MRRLLALVLAITLWIGFAPSMLAAPSNLVPCSESPAFQQRAKNARNTTADPKSGAKRFERYAEAYCGPEGLPHLIVDGRLSRAGDFLIPSLLFLYIAGWIGWVGRSYLIAARKSGNPEEKEIIIDVPMALQCVAQGPFWPLLALKDITTGELFAKEEEVPVSPR, encoded by the coding sequence ATGCGACGATTGTTGGCTCTAGTTCTTGCGATTACTCTGTGGATTGGTTTCGCACCCTCTATGCTTGCGGCTCCTTCCAACTTAGTTCCTTGCAGCGAGTCGCCGGCCTTCCAGCAACGGGCGAAAAATGCCCGCAATACCACCGCTGACCCCAAATCCGGTGCGAAACGTTTCGAGCGTTACGCCGAAGCCTACTGCGGTCCGGAAGGTTTACCTCACCTGATTGTTGATGGTCGGTTGTCGAGAGCTGGAGATTTCTTAATCCCTAGCTTGCTGTTCCTCTATATTGCTGGCTGGATTGGCTGGGTTGGACGCTCTTACCTGATTGCTGCTCGTAAAAGCGGTAATCCTGAAGAGAAAGAAATCATCATTGATGTGCCAATGGCGCTTCAGTGCGTGGCTCAAGGTCCATTTTGGCCCCTGCTAGCCCTCAAAGACATCACCACGGGTGAACTGTTTGCCAAAGAGGAAGAAGTTCCGGTTTCTCCTCGCTAG
- the tsaD gene encoding tRNA (adenosine(37)-N6)-threonylcarbamoyltransferase complex transferase subunit TsaD: MATVLAIETSCDETAVAIVKNRQVLSSIISSQIAVHQPYGGVVPEVASRRHLEIVNEAIAQALEQADLDWTAIDGIAATCAPGLVGALMVGLTAAKTLSMVHQKPFLGIHHLEGHIYASYLSEPTLNPPFLCLLVSGGHTSLIYVKQGGQYDVLGQTRDDAAGEAFDKVARLLNLSYPGGPIIDRLAQQGNPQAFPLPEGKISLPGGGYHPYDSSFSGLKTAVWRLVQQLQETSPDLPVNDLAASFQATVAKALTKRAIACALDYGLDTIAVGGGVAANSGLRDRLQTAANSHNLRVLFPPLKFCTDNAAMIACVAADRLEQGYTSPLSLGVQSRMPVTEVMNLYNRMG; this comes from the coding sequence ATGGCAACAGTTTTAGCAATTGAAACAAGTTGTGACGAAACAGCGGTAGCAATTGTAAAAAATCGTCAAGTTTTGAGTAGCATCATTTCGTCACAGATTGCCGTGCATCAGCCCTATGGGGGGGTGGTGCCGGAAGTTGCCTCGCGCCGCCATCTAGAGATCGTTAACGAGGCGATCGCCCAAGCGCTAGAACAAGCCGATCTCGACTGGACTGCCATTGATGGCATCGCCGCCACCTGCGCGCCCGGTTTGGTTGGGGCCTTAATGGTGGGCTTAACCGCCGCGAAAACGCTCTCTATGGTGCATCAAAAGCCCTTTTTGGGAATTCACCACCTCGAAGGACATATTTACGCCTCCTACCTCAGCGAACCCACCTTAAATCCCCCCTTCCTGTGCCTGCTGGTTTCTGGAGGACACACCAGCCTGATTTACGTCAAACAGGGGGGACAGTATGACGTTTTAGGACAAACCCGCGATGATGCAGCCGGGGAAGCCTTTGACAAAGTGGCGCGACTGCTCAACCTCAGTTATCCCGGCGGGCCCATTATCGATCGCCTCGCCCAACAGGGCAACCCCCAGGCGTTTCCCTTACCGGAAGGAAAAATTTCCCTCCCCGGTGGCGGCTATCATCCCTACGATTCCAGCTTTAGCGGTTTAAAAACAGCCGTATGGCGTTTGGTGCAACAACTCCAGGAAACCTCCCCCGACTTACCCGTTAACGACTTAGCCGCCAGCTTTCAAGCAACCGTCGCCAAGGCACTCACTAAAAGAGCGATCGCCTGCGCCCTTGATTATGGTTTAGATACGATTGCAGTGGGGGGAGGCGTGGCTGCCAATAGCGGTTTGCGCGATCGCCTGCAAACTGCTGCTAACTCGCACAACCTGCGGGTGCTTTTTCCCCCGTTAAAATTTTGCACCGACAACGCGGCCATGATTGCCTGCGTCGCGGCCGATCGTTTAGAACAGGGCTATACCTCACCCCTTTCACTCGGCGTGCAATCGAGAATGCCTGTTACAGAGGTCATGAACCTTTATAACCGGATGGGTTAA
- a CDS encoding sensor histidine kinase produces MSRAGRIYQKIGYGYLVAIGVGFCGTLLGMVVADYYQGRGLAQLADANEQVHLLFDFRDGAIAAQRHGLQMPTLVRDRPSIEAEAVQLQEQMQRVQVLLADLQAFIASRPSWLATEPQRLENLLLAYYNTLAAYTQAIHFSVQEFDWDNSTDAELEELHATLEAIAASEQNRQLNRLNLELTEVLKIAQTQQAQSGEVMEEAQGLEKLIVILSGLCSVAIALLVAYRTTRAIALPLGNITQVAQQAANEANFQLRVPVTGDDEIACLAQSLNFLIESVSIRTQELQKAVALAESQTQHLQQTLSLLQETQSQLIHSEKMSSLGQMVAGIAHEVNNPINFVYGNVNYAQRHINDLLQLLELYQTQVTNPSPEIEDLAESLDIEFVKSDLAKLLNSMKVGTERIRSIVLSLRIFSRLDEADCKPANLHEGIDSTLLILGNRLKAQAHRPEIKIVKVYDSLPLVECYAGQVNQVFMNILANAIDALDEQPDNPQPTITIRTEALDEYWLAIAISDNGPGIPENVQKRLFDPFYTTKAVGKGTGLGLSISYKIIKDKHRGSITCNSTLGKGTTFTVKIPFKITGLMV; encoded by the coding sequence ATGTCCCGCGCTGGACGAATCTATCAAAAAATCGGTTATGGCTATCTTGTCGCCATTGGCGTTGGCTTTTGTGGCACCTTGTTGGGTATGGTCGTTGCCGACTATTATCAGGGACGAGGGTTAGCACAACTCGCCGACGCCAACGAACAAGTTCACTTGCTCTTTGACTTTCGCGATGGGGCGATCGCAGCCCAAAGACACGGGTTGCAAATGCCAACGCTGGTTCGCGATCGCCCCTCGATCGAGGCAGAGGCGGTGCAATTGCAAGAGCAAATGCAACGAGTCCAAGTTCTTTTAGCAGACCTTCAGGCGTTTATCGCCAGTCGTCCCTCCTGGTTAGCCACCGAACCGCAACGCTTAGAAAATTTACTGCTCGCCTACTACAATACGCTAGCTGCCTATACTCAGGCTATTCATTTCAGCGTTCAAGAGTTTGATTGGGATAATAGCACCGACGCCGAACTCGAAGAGCTACACGCCACCCTAGAAGCGATCGCCGCCAGCGAGCAAAACCGCCAACTCAACCGCCTGAACCTCGAACTCACCGAAGTGCTGAAAATTGCCCAAACCCAACAGGCACAAAGCGGCGAAGTCATGGAAGAGGCGCAAGGCTTAGAAAAATTGATCGTCATCTTGAGTGGCTTATGCTCAGTTGCGATCGCGCTTTTGGTCGCCTATCGTACCACGCGCGCGATCGCCCTTCCCTTGGGAAACATTACCCAAGTCGCCCAACAAGCCGCTAACGAAGCTAACTTTCAACTGCGCGTTCCGGTGACAGGAGACGATGAGATCGCCTGTCTTGCTCAATCATTAAACTTTCTGATTGAAAGCGTGTCCATTCGCACCCAGGAATTGCAAAAGGCGGTAGCGCTTGCAGAATCTCAAACCCAACATCTCCAGCAAACCCTTAGCCTATTACAAGAAACCCAGTCCCAACTGATTCACAGCGAAAAAATGTCTTCTTTGGGTCAGATGGTGGCCGGAATTGCCCACGAAGTCAATAATCCCATCAACTTTGTCTACGGCAATGTCAATTATGCCCAGCGACACATCAACGATCTGTTGCAACTGCTCGAACTCTATCAAACCCAAGTCACAAACCCCTCACCCGAAATTGAGGACTTAGCAGAATCTCTGGATATTGAATTTGTGAAATCCGATCTGGCAAAACTGCTCAATTCCATGAAAGTAGGGACAGAACGCATTCGATCCATTGTCCTGTCGTTACGCATTTTCTCGCGTTTGGATGAAGCAGACTGCAAGCCAGCCAATTTGCATGAAGGCATTGACAGTACCTTGCTGATTTTAGGAAATCGTCTCAAAGCGCAAGCCCACCGACCAGAGATTAAGATCGTTAAAGTCTACGACAGCCTTCCCTTGGTGGAATGCTACGCCGGACAAGTCAACCAGGTGTTTATGAATATTTTAGCCAATGCCATTGACGCCCTAGACGAACAACCGGATAACCCTCAACCGACCATTACCATCCGCACGGAAGCCCTTGACGAGTATTGGTTAGCGATCGCCATTAGCGACAATGGCCCCGGTATCCCGGAAAACGTGCAAAAACGCCTCTTCGATCCGTTTTATACCACCAAAGCAGTCGGTAAAGGGACAGGGTTAGGATTATCGATTAGCTACAAAATTATCAAAGACAAACATCGGGGCAGCATCACCTGTAACTCAACGTTAGGGAAAGGCACCACATTTACCGTTAAAATTCCCTTCAAAATAACTGGGCTAATGGTTTAA